The sequence below is a genomic window from Silene latifolia isolate original U9 population chromosome 7, ASM4854445v1, whole genome shotgun sequence.
ctggaatctccgacaggtcgaaggttctatcactctttgcattctcgagaaattccttctctaagaatgtcgcactagccgcaacaaaaacgcgttgttcggttggcgaatagaagtaatgaccaagcgttcctttaagataacctataaagtatgtcttgaccgatcgcgggccaagcttatcctcgtgtctccacttgacataagcctcgcagccccaaacccgtataaaggacaagttagggaccgttcccttccatagttcatatggagtcttgtcaacagctttagacggacttcggttaagtattagagcaaatgacataagagcataaccccataacgagtcggcaacacggtgtgactcatcatggatcgaaccatatcaagtagtgttcgatttctccgttcggacacaccattcaaccgaggtgttccaggtggagttaactcgtagggcaatcccacactcctttaggtgttgatcaaactcgtgagaaagatactcgccaccacgatccgaacgcagtgttttaatcttcctacctaataggttctcacCCTATtccgtattccttgaatttctcaaaggattcacttttgtgcttcattaagtagacatagccatatctacttaaatcgttcgtgaaagtgatgaaatacctatagccttctcgtgcggtgattgacataggaccacatacatccgtgtgtatgagtcctaataggtcagcagcgcgcattccaacacctttgaaggaaatccgagtcatcttaccgatgagacatgattcacacgtgccaaataattgaaaatcaaaggccgagatagctccattcttgatgagttgtttaacgcgtttctcattaatgtgtcccatacggcagtgccatagatacgtttgatctttgtcaccaacttttaactttttattcattacgtgtaatatttccgtggtctgatctaaaacataaattccgttcatggagactgccttgtcagaatcatatcgtgtaatgagaaaatgcaagtattattttctattacaaatgaaaaaccaagtttatcaagtgcagaaactgaaataatgtttttcgaaagactaggtatataatagcagtcatataatgacaactcaaatccgctaggaagctggatcacatatgtcccctttgagatggcagctactcttgctccattcccaacacgcaggtccacctcaccctttacgaggggttcgatgtttcggagcccctgcacatgattacacagatgagaaccacaaccagtatcaagtacccaagttccgtaacttgcgtggttaatctcaatcatatgaataaaagtagaagaagaggaagacataccaacagtttaacacgacctgcctttaagtcctcatgataaacaggacatgtgcgtctccaatgcccagtcttgtggcaatgatggcattccatgtttttattcttgctctttgtcgtgcctgatgaggtgctcgactcaccaggcctactcttacctgaacccgacttcttgaacttcggtttacctactgctaggtttgcctgagctttgcccttacctttccctttgttggacacaacgagaacatcctgtttcatgctcccactgaacttcatgtccttctcggtctgtacgaggagggagtgcagttcatgcggagttttcttcaaatcattcatatagtaattcgctctaaattgcgaataaccatcgtggagtgagtgaagtatgcggtcgataacaatgttctcgctgatgttacagttaaaggtctccagtttctcgacattctcaatcatgctgagaatgtgtgggctaaccggttggcccttctggagtctcgcatcaaagaagcgagtggtatgctcataggtcacgattctcggtgctctcgagaattccttagtgagcgtggtgaaaatcttgtttgcaccatgggctatgaagcgcttctgcaaattgggttccattgcaaaaatgagtacgtttttaatcgcacccgcttccatacagaaatcattaaacttggtgatttcagcagctctagccgtgggacctgggtttgccgggatgggctccaagagatatttgagcttcccgtcgcagcgggcagcattccgtaatgccgcctcccagtccgcgaagtttgatccatcattcttcgccgagtagaccgattcatccgattcatgaagatccggccggactcacggtccaatgtggcacttggcattgggttttcgcagaaccaccatttgttatttagcagtttaaaagtcgtgatctacactgaaaaagaaagaaaaacaaaacgaaataagcaactcatcgaggtgatttaagtctatttaaaatacattttaacatgtagactctcgcacttgcataattgatctccctcaagaatgatacaagtgatcccaagactcaatttctgtaaattgataagccaactgtttagctaattcttccggaagaactcttggtcgatagatttccgtaaatcctatctatagtccaccatagtcacaggatcgtacgagtgaccatagtgttgagataaaataggtcaatcggttccaacttacccgacgtagaaggggtcatattatgcctaccgacgaagaagggactcattggagtttgacctataaagaccgttctcaatttttgtttatacgaggaagatcccatcaacttaattataattcattttaagtgaacgaataactagcgtctgcgtgaatgaatcaatttgggtgatggcttaaaaatcgtgtgacatgagaatgtcaatgaaaactaactcgtgacctctatatgtgtcagttttcatgcaataattaggtggtttggtttttaggcggaatatgatgcatattatcgttacgaaaaataaataaaggaatgcaatacgtaaataaataaaaattcctagtgtggcccatcctagtaaaataaaacataaaacaactttggaatccacctttggacccgagaagcttgtcttgatgttccatcttgatccaagtagcgggagtgagcatccggtctccatcttagGTCTTCTcgaaaattacaatttaaaattacaaatataaacctatttacattctaattaaaaactgtaattaaaagaaataaaatggagatacgagatctcaaaatacaaccaagaccgtgttccatcattacggtaacacgttctactaaggccacactaagttacaaccgtttgcaaaaataaataaatacgtaataaaaggcattcataAGGATTCAAaattaacaataaataaaaaatgcatcaactaaaacaaattcattcgtgacataattccgtaattatgttaaatttatccaaaccaccttttaatgattaaaattcatgtgataaaaccgcttctatcatttaattttaatccattacaatctgttactttaaatacgctttaaaataacttaatggtacgtgtgtgaaccgtttcacaatcatagcgagtgtacaatatccgtataatgtacattttgtagccaaaagaaaatttaaagcaaaaggaataaattttcaaagtcacaAAAGCaatcctcgatccagggacacgggtgctcgatcgagaacgaaagggctcgatcgatcaacgcaagtcgatcgagagggttgccaaacagaaagtgctcgatcgactaaaccggtggtcgatcgagtacctttatcaaaatctactcgatcgaaatacgaggacaactcgatcgagcagtagggttttgaaaggggtcgatcgagtacaacagggactcgatcgagcaaaaacaagacagaaatagcactcgatcgagtagaaatacgctcgatcgaatgcaaacatggctgaaaatgcaaaaccctcgtgaaaacagtttgtcgagacaaaatcaattgcaattttgatcaaaaacgcatcaaaacaatttaacaattgacaaaacttgacatgttgctataatctccgtataaaataacaacatgtaaaagaacaaatcgaaaaacaacccaagacagccgtgtaaaacagccgcacggttttaacaaaaacgcaacatccgtgtatacaaggcacggatttcgagacaaacacaaccgtttcaaaatcgttttatgaaaaacacatagaaaaatttacgtggcctcgctcagaaaccacttgtggggtaacatccgtataataccctttaaatttaggactataacgtaaatttaacatgcgaatatcgtcataaaacataaatacaatagagaaacgataaggaataagaatcaacctcgggtcctttgatgcacggcgtaaagaacagaaatcaacagagattccctcctaattgttgcacccaagaccttgtccgagaaatgcccttgtgctagaacgtgttctccgattgccttgcaatattgggagaacttgatgtgagtttttctcgagatgtgagatctcagtttcagagagaaaatttttctccaaaaaccttagttttctgtaaatgaaaatcgctaggtcaaaaggagagggagcctctccttttgttgcctcggtccgcgggtcatgagaggagggagtgggctttccactttctcctcatttaactcgtgatccgattgaaccgaccccattcgctaaaatgtatatgacgcggtttttattataaatcgtcatcggttatcggctattaatacatcgactaataacacggattagttgaagtattaatacatgtccgacaaagacaatattgtataattaatattcaatatacatttaattaaatataaaacgcttatatttaattttacgaattaactggttaattcgccttagctcataatatttaatccgtattaaatataatatctcaacatcacagttttgactaattactagtcaaataactcggactaactggttagtcaaattggcatctacatgactgtattttcataccgtcacatctctcaaacgtatcctataggtgtgacttttagggaccagttgatcaccgccatctgtatgacaataacgtcaaacttatctagcaagccaaccgttattgataaacgtggatcaactgataataataccaaaagtatgccctttgatccttttagaggtttataagtccttgcactaactgttaaggacaccaaccccaacaggatctATGCCAATCATGTCGCTATGGGGCCAggcgaaacaatccatgttagtacGCAGGAATTCAATTATCTGATCACGGATGTTATCTGCACAATCAGCTCCCACCAGCACTGTTCTTGCTGGAAACTGTGGGTCCAGGACTACTTTGTCGAGTTCCTCCTGGGGAGGTGCGATATACTCCCTCTGGACGCACagtttctgtaattgctatgctgggCTAGCTGCAGTGGGTTTCAGAGTGTTCTCGTAGGAATCCCGAGCGATATTTTGATCTCCCCGTACCTCTTGTACCCCCTATGGTGTAGGAAACTTCAGGATCTGATGGTACGTTGATGGTACCGCTTTCATTTCATGGATCCAAGGCCTGCCAAGTATCACGTTATAAGTTGACGGACCATCAATGACCAAGTACCGTACCTGTTTCTTCATACCCCCTGCAAAGGTAGGAATCGGTATTTCTCCAAAGGATTGTTTAGTTTCTCCGCTGAAGCCTACCAAGGGTACTGCCTTCTGTACCAGGTCtttctcgctgaaccccatgttCTTCACGTTTTCCAGCGTTATGAGGTTCACAGAgtttcctgtatctaccaatatCTTTTTAACAAGGCAGTTCCCTATGGAAAGGGTAATGATCAAGGCGTCATGGTGGTGTTCTGCCTCATCGGGTATGTCTGCCTCGTCGAATGAGATTGCTGGTAGATCCTGTCTGCTGACCTTGAGGGAGAACTCTGGTTTATCTCCTTTAGTCTCGGTTGCATGGCGCTTTGATGCTGAATAAGTGAGACCACATATTTCCGATCCTCCTGTGATGACGCTCACGACCTTTGAGTAAGGTGGAGGTGGGGATGGTTGTGCCTGGTCAGCAGTATTGACCTTTCCATATTTCGCTCCCTTGGGGAGCAGGTGATCCAAGCATCCAGCACTGTAGAGGTGCTTTAGTTCCTTTCGTAGTACTACACAGTCTTCTGTATTGTGGTCAATATCGTTGTGGTATTCACACCTTTTGCTGGCATCTCTTCTGTTGTTCTCCCTGGGGGTAGGCTTCTTGGGCCACCTGGCCCTCTGCCCCTGTTCCGTGATTGCCTTCAATACCCCCAACAAGTCCAGTGGTGAACCCATACT
It includes:
- the LOC141590343 gene encoding uncharacterized protein LOC141590343 → MTLYNGTKDPLEHINQYKQKMMVVTATRPEKEACMCKGFGSTLSGAALQWFVNLANKYISNFAGLVNVFNQQFASSRKPEKLSSDLYRIVRRFEESTRDYLARFNVEKISIPRCDPTTAFNAFRRGLHRDSDLYKDLTKHSSATFEEVKQMAEPTYCLKEDEDRRDLYVTESSNRKITTEKKNERAKTYIKNTVNKVSGETGSTEGPPKLSEYGFTTGLVGGIEGNHGTGAEGQVAQEAYPQGEQQKRCQQKGAKYGKVNTADQAQPSPPPPYSKVVSVITGGSEICGLTYSASKRHATETKGDKPEFSLKVSRQDLPAISFDEADIPDEAEHHHDALIITLSIGNCLVKKILVDTGNSVNLITLENVKNMGFSEKDLVQKAVPLVGFSGETKQSFGEIPIPTFAGGMKKQVRYLVIDGPSTYNVILGRPWIHEMKAVPSTYHQILKFPTP